The genomic region TAGAGATTAACGGACAGGAACTTAAATTACCCGAAAGTTCAACTCTTGAGGACGCCATCAAGGTGTCAAACGCCCCCTATAAAAAGGGTACAGCAATTGGTATACTTATTGAGAAGGAAGACCAGAAGTCACAGGCTTCAAAAGAATATCTTGTGAAGACTTCTAAAGGTGAGTTCAAAATAGAGCTCATCGATGAATCTTCTCCTTCTTCCAAACGCTGGATTTCCATTTTTAAAGAGCTTACAGAACTTCCTGTGCGCTGGACAAACAAAGACGTACTTGCATTTGGTCCTTTCAGCACTGAAATGGAACCGTCACGTGAAAAATCCGATATGGAACGGTTCACACTGCTTTTTGGTGCAGGTGGTGGCGATGCTGCAAACACTCACATTATTGTAAGCAAAACACGTCACTCAGCAGAATATGGCGCACCAGAGGAAGGTGTGTTTGCAAGACTAATAAGCGGAAAACATGTAATTTCTGATCTTGATAGAGGAGACAGAATATTATCTGTCGAACCGGTTGTTGAATGGGAAAAAGTTGGAGAACACATCTCTACTACAGATCTTTCAACAAAACTTGAAGACGGTTATCGCATTTTTACTTATATTAAGATTGAGATAGACCCTCTGGCTCCCGAAGGTGCAGAGTTCTTCTTCTCAGTAACAAGGGATGGAACTTTCCATATTGATTATCTTTCAACTTCATTTATATCCGATCATCGTTTCCAGGGTGAACTTGTAACCTATGAGAATTTCGAGGCAAGATCCACTGGTTCAGTATTTGTAAGGACCGTGGGATACGGTGCCGGAAAACTTTTCATTTCAACCGACGCCCGCACTTCATCTATCATGCATTCTGTGATAGGTCATGTTGTGCAGGGAATCGAACTTGCAAGGATTGCAGAAAAAGGCCAGAAAGTCATGCTTGAATCAGTTCCGGACCAGGTTATGCTTCTTGGAATGACTAATGCGGAAGCAGAAGCTGAAATGTCAGAGCAGGGAATTGAACTTACAAGGGAAGGCTATACCGGTGATGATGGGTTTATTGTAAAACAGTCTCCATCAACCACAATTGAGATTCTGGATGAAAAGAAAGTAACAGTACAGGGTGTTGATCCTGAGATGCTTGTAGAGATCGAACTTTATGATGATCTTGCTCCAAAGACTCTTGATTTCTTCAGGCATGCAGTGGGTCTGCAGTATAATCCGGTTGGTGAGCTTCCGGTAATGATGACTTATGAAAATACCTATATTTTCAAGGCTGAAAAGCCTGCAGAATCTTATAAGGAGATTTTCCCGGAAAACACTCCGTCCAAGACAATTGCAGGTGAGATAGGTGTTACAAACCAGGCTGCAAAGAGAGCCGGAATGATAGGTGTAAAATTAGCTGATGATGACCTTTTCGGTCCGACAGGTGAGAGATTTGGAAATACCAATATTATCGGTAAGATACTGAATCCTGAAAAACTCAAACATTTCAAGGATAACGATCTAATGTATGTCTTAGAGAGCAGCAAGGAGGAATGAAAATGGCCGAAGATAATATTGATGTCATAACAAAGCTTGTTGTTACAAGTTCTGACAGTGTGCTGCCTATCGATGCCGCCATGAAGATATACGAATCCAGCACAGATATTGTGATTAAGGAGACATGTTTTGGGACAATGGTCACCGGGCCGAGAGAGGCCGTCAACAAAGTAGTAAAAGAGATTGTTGATCTTGATAAAAATCATATTTTCGTAAAAGAGAGAGGTTTCCCTCCAGGTGATGACAGGCGATGCCGTGCTTCCCGTGGAGGAGGTTCCAGACCTGGTTTCTATTTCCTCAAGGAAGAGGCAATGATGCTCCCGGTGATAGGAAATGCGCTTGACAAATACGATGAACATGTTCCGCTTAAAGAGAAAGAACACAAGAAAAAACTTGGAGTGAAAGATCTTCAGGATATACTTGAATCCAGCTTATGAGGCAATACCATGGCTAAAGTTATCATATACCCTACAAACAGTCTGATCCTTTCTGACCTGGTGCAGAGGTTCGGTCACACACCACTGGCAATGATGGAAAAGATAAAGGAAAAGGTCACGACCGTTGGTGTTGATTCACCACCTATGAATATTACAGCAGAGGAACCAAAGCATGGTCTGAAGTACGCTGCTGTTGAAGTTCCTGCAGGTGTCAGGGGCAGGATGGCCATCGTAGGCCCCATGATAGAGGAGGCAGAAGCTGGCATCATTGTAGGAGAATCCCCAATGGCTTTTGGTTGCATGGGATGTGCCCGTACCAACGAACTCACCAAGTATCTCATAAGAAGCCGCGAAATGCCAATTCTTGAACTGGAGTTCCCAAAAGACGATGATGAAGGGCAGGAATTTGTCTACAAGATTGCAGAGTTTTTGAAATCACTGGATGAAGTCAAATCAGAGGAGGCAACAGAATGAATGATGAAGCTGTTGTAAAAGTGGCACTCGTATCATGCGGTTCCGAATATGCAGGTGTTCACGGAGAATTGGAGTCTGTGGCTTCAAGTGTTAATGCTAAACTTGTCTATCCTGAAATTGAGATCGATATCCTTGATGATATCGGTAAGGATTTTGGAATAGAGGCAGCAAGTCCTGATCTTCGTCTTATGATGGCAAGGGCAAAAGCTGTTGTAGAAGGCATCACGGACGTAGATGGTGTTTTTATCACATCATGTTTCAGATGTGCAGAAGCAGCAATCGTCAGAAATGAAATCCGCCGTTACATCAACAAACATTCAGAACTTCCTGTTATCAGTTATTCATTTACAGAGCGTACGACTGCAGCAACATTGCTGACACGTATGGAAGCTCTCACAACTATCGCAAGACGCAGACATCTGCTTGCAAGGGAAAAGCAGAGTGGTCTAACAGCAGGACTTGACTCAGGTTCAACAACTACCAAGGCTGTTATCATGAAGGACAATAAGATAATTGGTTCCGGGTGGGTGCCTACTATCAAAGTTATTGACAGTGCAAGGGAAGCTTTTGATCAGGCTCTTGAAGAAGCCGGAGTTAAAGAAGAGGATATCCAGGCGATCGGCACTACAGGTTACGGACGTTTCCTTATCGGTGAACACTTTGGTGCCAAACTGGTACAGGAAGAGATCACTGTCAACTCAAAGGGTGCAGTTTACCTTGCAGATTCCCAAAAAGGTCATGCAACTGTAATTGATATTGGTGGGATGGACAACAAAGCCATATCGGTCGACGACGGAATCCCAGGAATGTTTACCATGGGAGGTATCTGTGCAGGTGCATCAGGTCGTTTCCTTGATATGACTGCAAAAAGGCTTGGTGTCGATATTACAGAACTGGGTGCACTTGCGGTTAAGGGTATGGAACAGAATGTTGACATGAACAGTTACTGTATCGTTTTCGGTATTCAGTCACTTGTCAACTCCCTTGCGAAGGGTTCAACACCTGAGGATGTTGCAGCGGCAGCATGTCACAGTGTTGTAGAGCAAATTTTTGAACAGCAGCTTCAGGAAGTCGATGTTAAGGAACCGCTTATCCTTGTAGGAGGTTCATCTCTTATCGAAGGAGTTCCAAAAGCTCTTGGTGAGCTGCT from Methanolobus tindarius DSM 2278 harbors:
- a CDS encoding methanogenesis marker 5 protein; translated protein: MAKVIIYPTNSLILSDLVQRFGHTPLAMMEKIKEKVTTVGVDSPPMNITAEEPKHGLKYAAVEVPAGVRGRMAIVGPMIEEAEAGIIVGESPMAFGCMGCARTNELTKYLIRSREMPILELEFPKDDDEGQEFVYKIAEFLKSLDEVKSEEATE
- a CDS encoding methanogenesis marker 6 protein, yielding MAEDNIDVITKLVVTSSDSVLPIDAAMKIYESSTDIVIKETCFGTMVTGPREAVNKVVKEIVDLDKNHIFVKERGFPPGDDRRCRASRGGGSRPGFYFLKEEAMMLPVIGNALDKYDEHVPLKEKEHKKKLGVKDLQDILESSL
- the mmp3 gene encoding methyl-coenzyme M reductase-associated protein Mmp3 codes for the protein MNGQELKLPESSTLEDAIKVSNAPYKKGTAIGILIEKEDQKSQASKEYLVKTSKGEFKIELIDESSPSSKRWISIFKELTELPVRWTNKDVLAFGPFSTEMEPSREKSDMERFTLLFGAGGGDAANTHIIVSKTRHSAEYGAPEEGVFARLISGKHVISDLDRGDRILSVEPVVEWEKVGEHISTTDLSTKLEDGYRIFTYIKIEIDPLAPEGAEFFFSVTRDGTFHIDYLSTSFISDHRFQGELVTYENFEARSTGSVFVRTVGYGAGKLFISTDARTSSIMHSVIGHVVQGIELARIAEKGQKVMLESVPDQVMLLGMTNAEAEAEMSEQGIELTREGYTGDDGFIVKQSPSTTIEILDEKKVTVQGVDPEMLVEIELYDDLAPKTLDFFRHAVGLQYNPVGELPVMMTYENTYIFKAEKPAESYKEIFPENTPSKTIAGEIGVTNQAAKRAGMIGVKLADDDLFGPTGERFGNTNIIGKILNPEKLKHFKDNDLMYVLESSKEE
- a CDS encoding methanogenesis marker 15 protein → MNDEAVVKVALVSCGSEYAGVHGELESVASSVNAKLVYPEIEIDILDDIGKDFGIEAASPDLRLMMARAKAVVEGITDVDGVFITSCFRCAEAAIVRNEIRRYINKHSELPVISYSFTERTTAATLLTRMEALTTIARRRHLLAREKQSGLTAGLDSGSTTTKAVIMKDNKIIGSGWVPTIKVIDSAREAFDQALEEAGVKEEDIQAIGTTGYGRFLIGEHFGAKLVQEEITVNSKGAVYLADSQKGHATVIDIGGMDNKAISVDDGIPGMFTMGGICAGASGRFLDMTAKRLGVDITELGALAVKGMEQNVDMNSYCIVFGIQSLVNSLAKGSTPEDVAAAACHSVVEQIFEQQLQEVDVKEPLILVGGSSLIEGVPKALGELLKINVLVPPNSHLIGAVGSALLASGYVEE